From the genome of Luteibacter rhizovicinus DSM 16549:
TTCCGGCGGATGAAGTGCTCGGCTGCAAGGGCATGAAGCAGTTTGCCGAGGGGGGTGCCGGGGCCTTGCCTATTTATTGGGAGAACAACTGGACCGAACAGGCCGGCTGCAAGCTGGTCGGTTACCAGACACCGTTTTCCGGGCTGAAACCCGGAGACTACGTGGCGTGCGTGCGCAAGGCATTCCCACACCTCGAGATCGTCGACGACGTCAGAAAGTAAGTCGGCCTCCTGCAGGAGCCGATTCATCGGCGAACAGGCACGTGTGGGAGCCGCTTCAGCGGCGAAAAGCCTACGGAGCGGTGAGACCGAAAAGCATCGCCGATGAATCGGCTCCCACAGGTGCAGGCAGTGGCGGCGCTACAGCGCCGTCGTCGCACGAAGCACTTCTTCGACAAAGGCACGCAGACGCGGCAGATGGCGCAGGTCCGTGTGATAGCCGAGCCAAACATCGCGACCCGGGGCCTCATCGCCCAGATCGATACGGCGAAGACCCGGCGTCGCATCGCCTAGCGGACAAGGCAACACGGCGATGCCGACACCGAGGGCGCAGGCACGCGCCTGCGCTTCGCGGCTGTTGCTACGAAACGCGACCGCGCTTCCTGGCAGGCGCGCGGCTAACCACGCGACATCGGGCATGTCGCCGAAGGCCGTGTCCATCGTGATGCGCTGGCGTGGCGAGGTGTCGTCGCCCGTCGTCGCTGTGTAGGCCGCATACGGCATGTGCAGGAGTCTTCGTTGGGCGATATCCGGCTCGTCGAAGGGCGCGATACGAAACACGAGGTCGGCTTCGCGCCGCGCGAGGCTCAGCAGGCGCGCATCCGTGACCAGCTCGATCGTCACCGCGGGATGGCGTCGATGCATCGACGCGACCGCGTGGGTGAGCACGTGCGAACCGAACCAGTCCGAGGAGGACACGCGCAGGCTGCCGTCCAGTTCACCGGGTCGACCGCTGGCCGCACGGGCGATGCCAAGCGCTTCGGACTCCATGCGCTCGGCATGGGCGAGCACGGCAGCGCCTTCGTCGGTGAGAAGGAAGCCTTCGCTCGTCCGCTGGAACAGCGTCTGCCCCAAGGCGGCCTCGAGCGCGCGGATACGCCGGCCCATCGTCGGCTGGGTCTGGCCGAGCTCGCGGCCAGCGGCGCCAAGCGTGCCGCTGCGGGCCACGGCCAAGAAGATGCGTAGATCGCTCCATTCCATGCCGTCATCATGCATTTATGCATGGATGTCGTGCAATCCTGGCGATTCTCCATGCACGAACGAGGGACTACCTTAGGAACCAAGGACGACGCCGTCGCCCATCAGAGCTCCGCATGATCACCTCACGTCCGATGTCAGCCCTTCGCCTGGATGCACCGGGGTCGCCCCTCACCCTCGTGCAGCTTCCGCGACCGATCGCCGGCCCAGGCGAGGTACTGGTCCGCATCCTCGCCGCGGGCCTGAATCCGCTCGACACCAAGATCCGCGCCGGCCAGGCCGCGCACGCACGCCAGCCGGCGCCTGCCGTGCTGGGCATCGATATGTCGGGCACGGTGGAAGCCGTGGGCGAAGGCGTCGAGGGCTTCGCACCAGGCGATGCCGTCTACGGGATGACCGGTGGCGTCGGCGGGGTGCAGGGTTCCATGGCGGAGTTCGCGAGTGTCGATGCGCGACTCCTTGCCCTCGCCCCCTCGGGACTGCCCCTCGCAGACGCGGCCGCGCTGCCGCTCGGCTTCATCACGGCCTGGGAAGGGCTGGTCGATCGCGCGAAGATCCAGGCCGGACAGACCGTGCTGGTGCACGGCGGGGCAGGCGGTGTCGGCAGCATGGCCGTCCAACTGGCGGTGGCGCTTGGCGCACGTGTCGTGGCGACCGGTAGCGCCAGCCAGCTGGCGACGATCGCCGCGATGGGTGCGACCGCCATCGACCGCCACGAGAAGGACATCGAGGCCATCGTCAACGAGAACACGCAGGGCGACGGCTTCGACATCGTCTACGACACCCTCGGCGGCGCAACGCTCGACGCCTCCTTCGTCGCCGCGCGCCGCTATGGCGGCCACGTCGTCAGCAGCCTCGGCTGGGGCACGCATGCTCTCGCGCCGCTGTCCTTCCGTGCCGCGACGTACTCGGGCGTGTTCACGCTGATGCCGCTGCTGACCGGCAACGGACGCGAACAGCACGGCCACATCATGGCTGAAGCGACGCGCCTGGCCGACACGGGCAAGCTACGGCCCGTGCTCTCCGCGCAACGCTTTCGACTGGCGGATGGTAACGCCGCCCTCGACCTCGTCGAGAGCGGCCGCCCGGCCGGCAAGGTGATCGTGACGATCCACTGAGCGGATCAGCGCAGGGGATGCGCCTTGACGCCTTCGTTGGTGATCTTCACCGGAAGGATCTTTCCGTCCTTGTCGAACGACATGACATCGATCGAGGTCACGCGGTCGTTGGCCTTGGTGTCGCCGAGCGGATGACGGTGGTACACGATGTACCAGCTGTCGTCGCTGGCCACGTGGAAGACGGAGTGATGCCCGGCACCGGTGGCAACCTTCGGGTCCTGCTTGAGGATCGTCCCCATGTTCTTGAACGGTCCCATCGGTGAGTCGCCGATCGCGTAAGCCACCGAGTAGTTGGGTCCGCCCCACCCACCTTCGGACCACATGAAGTAGTAGTGCCCGTTGCGCTTGAACATCAGCGGGCCTTCGACGTACTCGGGGCTTGGCGTGATCTCCTTGAACACCGTGCCATCGGCCATCGGCTCGACGCCGGTGAAATCCGGCTTGAGCTTGACGATGTTGGCGTGCTTCCAGCCACCATAGATCATGTAATACGTGCCGTCGTCGTCACGGAAGACGAACTGGTCGATCGGCTGCGCGCCGTTATGGAAGGCGCCGACCAGTGGCTTACCCAACAGGTCCTTGAACGGTCCCTCCGGCTTGTCGGCCACCGCCACGCCGATACCGCCCAGCTCTTTGTCGTTCTGGATGTCATTGGCGGCGAAGAAGAAATAGTACTTGCCGCCCTTCTCGACCAGGGCTGGCGCCCACAACGCTTTCTTCGCCCAGGGGATCGCCTTCATGTCGAGCACGTCGGCGTGTTTGGTCCAGTGCACCAGATCGGGCGAGGAAAATGCGTCGAATCCGACCTGCTCGCTATAGGCGAGCGACGTGGTCGGATAGATCCAGTACTGGTCGCCGAATATCGCGGCCTCGGGATCCGCATACCATCCGGGAAACACCGGGTTCCCCGAATAGCCGGGAGGTGGTGCAGCCAGCGCACCCGTGGACAGCAGCGCAGCCATGGCCGCGCTGCCGATCATCTTGCGAAACCCCATCGCGATCTCCGGTTCGACGTTATCGAACCATCGATCCTAGCCGGTCTGGCCGTCCAAAGGGGACGACGGCGTATCAGAATCGATAGCGTACGGAACCGACGATGCTGCGCCGCGGACCATAGAAGCAATCGCCGCGCGCGAGACAGCTCGCGTTGTACGCCTGGTCGGTGACGTTGGCCGCATTGACGGCAAATCGCCACGGACCCTGCGTATAGGCAACCATCGCATCGAGCAGCGTCTTGTCGGGCACACGGAGCGTGCCCGTCTCATCGTAATTCACGCCGATGTAGCGCGCGCCGATGCCGAAACTCAGGCCATCGCCATCCGCATCGTCGACGTGATACACGCCCCATGCCGAGGCCTGGTTCTTCGGCAGTCCGGCGACGATCGTGCCGTCGTCGGGCCGTGCCTTGGTCCAGGTATAGGTCCCGATGAGGTCGACGTGACTGGCGACACGCGTCGAGGCCTCGAGTTCCACGCCGCGCGTCCTCGCGCGACCGGCCTGGACCTGGTTCAGCGGGTTGGTGGGATCCGGCGCCAGACGATTCTCTTCACGCAGGTCGTAATACGTCGCCGTGATCAAGGTGGCGCTGCCGACCGGCTGGTACTTCACGCCCGCTTCGTACTGTTTGCCACGGAGTGGCTCGTACGGGCGGTTATAGAAGTCCAGGCTATCCAGCGGCTGGAACGACTCCGTATAGCTGACATACGGTACCAGTCCGTTGTCGAACCGATACATGACGCCATAGCGGGCCGTCGTGGCGTTATCCACCGAGCGTGTGTCGCCCGTCGTCAAGGTGGCCCGATCATGACGAATACCCACCGTGCCGATCCAGTGCTCTCCCCAGTTGATCTGGTCCTGCAGGTAAACACCGGTCTGGCGCGTGCGGCTCGAGGCCACCGGGAAGATGTCGGGGGCGACGAAGCCATTGCCATAGACGGGCGCATACAGATCGAAGGGCACCTCGTCGAAGCCGTTACCCTGGCGCGAGTCCGTATGCGAATGGGCGAGGTCGATGCCGATCAGGATACGGTGATGCATGCCGGCCAGATCGATGTCGGCCTCGGCGTGCGAGTCCGTGGTCAGGCGCTTATGCCTGTCGATCGAGACATAGCTATAGCGTGAGACCGTGCGCTGCGCGTCGTCGAGGAACGGGTACGACGGATTCGAGTACACGTTCGGGTAAAGCGAGCGGTAGTCCACGTTGTCGTGCGAATAGCGCGCGTTCTGGACGAACTTCCACGTATCGTTGAAGCGATGCTCGAACAGCGAGGTGATCGAGCGCTGGTCGGTGTTGTAGCGATCGAAGCCGGGCTCGCTCACGAAGCGATCGGTACGGATGCGTCCGTTCGGATTGGGCAGGAGCGTGCCGGCATGCGGCAGGAAGTTCAGCGTCGATCCGCTGCGGTCGAACTGCAGGTTGGCGAGCAGCGTCCAGCTCGTGTCGGCATCCGGCTGCCACGTGATCGATGGCGCGATGGCCTTGCGGTCATCGCGAACGTGCGCGACCTGCGCATCCGCGTCGCGCACCACGCCGATCAGCCGATAAGCCCAGTGACCGGCCTCATCGAGCGGCCCGGTGAAGTCGAAGGCAAGCTGCTTGCGCGCGTTGTTGCCGAACTGAACGTCCACTTCGCGGCTCGGGGTGAACTGCGGACGCTTCGACGTCAGCGCGATCAGGCCGCCCGTCGTGCCTTGGCCGTAGAGCACCGACGACGGCCCACGAACGATCTCCAGGCGATCGAGGAAATACGGCTCGGTGCGCGCATAGGCGTTGCCGAAAAACTGGCGCAGGCCATCGAGGTACTGCGTGAACGACGTGCCGCGCAGGAAGGCATCGTCGCCACGACTGTCCACCCCGTAAGCATCGGCACGCACGCCCGCCGAATAGCGCAGCGCATCCTGCACCGTAAGCACGCCCTGGTCGATCATCTGGGTATTCGAGATGACCGAGATCGCCTGCGGCGTTTCGATGATGGGCGTGTCGGTCTTGGTGGCGCTGCTGGCGTCAGAGCGCGTGTAACCCTCGTCGGCTTTGAGACCCTGGACCGCCACGGGAGCGAGCTGGACCGCCTTGTCGCTCGAAATCTGGGCGACCGGCTCAGCCTGAAGCGGCTGACTTTGAGCCTGCGAGGCAAGCGGGAGCAACGCCCCGGCGATCAGGAGCGGCAGCGATTTCCTGCGGAAAATCATGGTGTTGTCCTATAGGTCGGCGGAGGGTCCTTCTCCCTCGGTCCGAGCTCAATTGCGAATGACTATCATTCCAATGATGGAACAAATCGCCGGATCGCGCAATCTTGCGATTTGAGAAAAGCGGACAGACGCAAAGTCGTTGCATACATCGCCGTCCGTTGAGACAGCACCGCCTCTGCGTCGCATGTGTGAACGTTGAGCGTCTTCCTGACGCACATCGCCGAAAGCGCCGATAACGAAAAGCGACACGGATAGGCCCCACTACTGGCTTTACCGAGTGGGGTTCGTCGATGGGAGTGAACTGGGCAACAGGTCTGATGAGGTGGCAGCCCTACGTCGAGGCATCGGGTAAGGCGCGTCCGTTGAATCATCTGCATCCCTTCAGGGTCAGGATCACGTTGCCGGCATCTGCAACCTCGGGAGAGATCGACCTCGATCTTGAAGTCGGTTTCTCCATGCACACCTTCACCCGTGGCCGATGTGCCACCGACGCCGTCGCGACGATCTACACCAATGCGCGTGAGTGCCGGACGTTCGACGACCTCCGCTACACGTTGTCGCACCGACTTCCCGAGGTCATCAAGGATCTACCGTCGCGAAAGTGCTATCACGCGCGCAATGACAACTACCTGAGCGTTGCAGACATAACGCTTCAAGAGGCGCCATGTGACTACCGAAGATTTTTCGTACTGCGGCGGTGGTCCGGAAAGCATGCCGGGTCGGAGCGACCGTGTGTCCGACTCATCGTGCAGAGCGCTTACGCAACACCCAAGTCCCGCAAGGGAAGGGAGAAGCTCATTCGCTTTCAGGTCTTGCTACATCGCACCCTGGGTTTGACCAAGGGCTCAAAGAAAGCGAAGGCCCCGCACGAATGCGGGGCCCCGTACACCGGAATCTCTTGATTATCCCACTCTTGGTGAGGACCCCTAGGGGCGGACGAACGCCGAGCCGGGTGCGCGCTCAAGACGAAAGATACTTGCAACAAAAGGGCTACGCAATGCGGATGTTTCTGAGATCTGGGTAGGGGATTGTCCCTTCACGCCATCAGCAAGTCTTCGTAAAACGCACCGATCGGCAAGGTCGGATGCGCAATCTGGATCTCCAGGATCCATAACCCCGGCACCGGCACGGCATCGAAGCCTCCGAGTGCACCCGCCTTGTGTACCGCATGCGGATAGTCGCCGACCCGGTGGCCCTTGGTGGCGTGGTTGAGGCGCCAGCCCATGGCATCCGCTTCGGCGGTAGCGTAGTCGTACAGCGCGACGCCGGTGACACCTTCGCGCCATCGTGCCTCGGTGCGCGAGAACAGCTCGCGCGATGCGTTCGCGCAGGCGTGCATCGTCGCGTCATTGCCGACCACAAAGGTGTCACCGACATCGCCCTCGTGGCCGTCGAAAACCGGGCCCAGGTCGATGAAGAAGATGTCGTTCTCCGCGAGCACCGTGTCCGGTGCGGAACGCTGCCGGAAGGTCTTCAGGGTGTTGGCGCCAAAGCGGAGGATGCTCGGGTGCCAGATGCGCTGCATGCCGGCAGCGGCAAGACGTTCGCCGGCGAGTTCAACAGCTTCTGGCTCGCTCATGCCCGGCACGATGCGCGACGCGATGTCGCGCAAGGCGACCCACGATTGTTCGCGGGCCCCGAGCATCTGTTCGAGGGAGAAGCGCTTGCCGACGTTTTCGGCGGTCGCGACGGCCATGGCCCGGTCCTGCGTAAGTCGAGGAACCGATTATCCCTCGTCAGCCTCGATACCCGCCAGTTCGAGTGCCGCGCGGCGACCGGCGGCCAGCACTTCCTCGGACACCAGGGGATCATGGGTGGCGCGGGCCACCTGCATGGTGCCGGCCATGAGGCCGTAGAGGGCGATCGCACGCGACCGGGCTTGATCAGGTGGCAGCGATGGCCATTGGGTGGCGGCGAGCTCGAGGAACTCGTTCACCCCGATCGTGAATGCCTCACGTACCGGATCCGAATGACGGGCCACCTCGGCTGCTACCGCGGATGAAGGGCAGCCATGCCCCGGGTTATCGCGATGACGGATGGAGAAGTAGCTGCGAATGAGGCCACCGAGACCTTCGCCGGTGTCGATCCAGTGCTGCAGCCGCGCGACGCGCTCCTTCAGTGCCGCGGTCACCGCCTCGCGCGTCAGGTCTTCCTTCGACTCGAAGTGGTTGTAGAAGGCGCCGTTGGTGAGCCCGGCCGCTGCCATCAGCGACTTCACGCCCTCGCCTTCGATACCGTGTTCGCGGAAGCGGAGCGCGGCGGTCTCGACGATACGCTGGCGGGTCTGGTCCTTGTGATCCTTGTCGTAGCGCATGGCTCAGTGCTCCGTGGTGGCGACATCGTCGTGCGGCGCGTCCCAGCCACCACCGAGCGCGCGGAAAGCGGCGACCGCAGAGCGCGCATCGTTAGCGTGCACCTGCGCCAGCAAGTCACGCGAGGCCAGCAGCTGACGGTCTTCGTCGAGCACCTCGATCAGGCTGACCGCCCCACCCTTGTAAGCATCCTGTGCCGCATCGCGGGCACGGGTGTGTGCATCCACTTCGTCGGTCAGCAGGGCGTGCTGCGCCTCGAGTTGGCTTAGCGAGACGATGGCGTTCTCGACGTCTTCCGTGGCCCGGAGCATCGACGCGCGATACTTCGCCAGGGCCTCGGCGTTGGCGCCTTTCGCCTGCTGGACTTCGGCGTCGACGCGGCCGAAGTCGAAGAGGCGCCAGTGCAGGCCGAGCGCGCCCTGCGGTTGGAAGGCAGCACCCGTAAGCAGGTGGCCGCTACCGAGCGTACTGAAGCCTAGCAAGGCGGAGAGCGACATCGAGGGGTAGTACTCGGATACGGCGACACCGATCCGTGCGTTACTGGCGGCGAGCTCGCGCTCCGCAGCAATCACGTCGGGACGGCGACGAAGCAAGGCGGCGGGACCACCGGCGGCATCCACGCCGGGCACGACGTATGACTTGCTGGCGGCGCCAATCTCCGCGGCGTAGGTGCCTGGCGGAGCGCCCATCAACACGTCGAGACGATTCAGCTGCGTCTCCAACTCGATCCTGAGCGGCGGGATCGTCGCCCGGGCCTGCAACAACAACGCCTCGGATTGCGCCGTTTCACGCGCCGTACCGACGCCATGCTCCGCGCGCAGGCGAACCAGGTCGACCAGGCCCGATTCGTTCTTGATCTGCTCCTCCGCAATGGCGATGCGCTCCTGCGCACCGCGAACCCGGAAGTAGGCATCCGCAGCTTCCGCGGCAAGGGAAATACGCACACCCACGTGGCTGGCTTCGGCGGCCTGGTACTCCGCGTCGGCCGCTTCGGCGCCGCGACGCAGGCCACCGGCGAGATCCAGTTCCCAACTCGCGCCCGCGCCGACGTCCTGGATGGTCTGCGCACGCTCGTAGCCCGGGAAAGCGCTGGCGATCTTGCCCAGCGGGCTGCTCGTGGATTGGTGCTGGCGGACGACGTCCGCGTTGAGGCTGCCGCTCGGCATGCGATCGGCCTGCGCATGCGCCGCGGCGGCCCGCGCCTGTTCGACACGTGCGGTCGAAGCCGCGAGGTCGAGGTTCTGCGCCATCACGCGATCGACGATGGTGACCAGTTCGGGGTCGTTGAAACCCTTCCACCAGGCATCGAGCGACGGAGCCGGCGCGGCGATCTGCCGGGCGGCCAGCGCATCGGCCTCATGCCAAGTCGGATTCGTGGCGACGTTCGGCCTGACGTAGTCGGGACCGACCGTGCAACCTGCGAGCCCCACGGCCAGCAGGGCGAAGAGGAAGTTAGTGCGCATCGGCGGAAGGTCCTTTGGGCGGCTGCACCTTGCGCATCAACGGCACCATGACCGTTGCGATGACAAAGCACACCATGATGGAAAGGAAGGCGTCGCTGTAAGTCAGCGTCTGTGCCTCGCGGAACGTCAGTTGCCAGAGCGAGTGCAGCGCGGCGGTGTAGTTCTCGGTATCCGCCGGGTCGGGTAGCAGGTTGTTCATGGCTTCGTTGGCCGGCGTCAGGTGTTCGGCCATGCGATAGAAATGCAGGTTGGTTCGGTCGTTGAGGATCGTGGCGCAGGCGGCGATACCGATCGCGCCACCGAGGTTGCGCATCAGGTTGAACAAGCCGGAGGCCTGCTTGAGCTTCGACGGCAACAAGCCACCCAGGGTGAGCGTCACCGTCGGCGGTACCGCCAACTGCTGGCCCATGCCGCGAAGCGCCTGCGGAAAGAGCAGTTCGGTCGCGCTCCAGTCATGCGTGATCGGCGTGAACTCGAACATCGAGGCGGCGAACAACGCCAGCCCGATCATCAACAACCAGCGCAGGTCGACACGGTTGGCCAGCATCGAGTAGATCGGGATGGTCAGGATCTGGAACACGCCGGTGGAGAACACCGCCTTGCCGATCTGTAGTGCGCTGTAGCCTTCCACGCGACCGAGAAACAGCGGCGTGAGATAGATGGTCGCGAACAGGCCGATACCGGTGACGAAAGAGAAAAAGCAGCCGAGCGCGAAGTTGCGGTCCTTGAGCGCGCGCAGGTCCACCACCGGATGCTCGGCCGTGAGGCCGCGCCAGACGAACAACACGCCGGAGATGGCGGTGATCCATGCCGTCGTGCGGATGGTCGCATCCTGCATCCAGTTCCAGCGCGGGCCTTCTTCCAGCGTGTACTCGAGGCAGCCAAGGAAGGCCGCGATGAGCGCGATGCCCAGCCAGTCACCTACCTTGAGCAGGGAGAAATCGGCTTCGTCGATCTTGACCAGGATCGGCACGGCGATGGTCACGAACGCGCCGGGAATCAGGTTGATGAAGAACAACCAGTGCCAGGAATAGTGATCGGTGATCCAGCCACCCAAGGTTGGCCCGAGGGTCGGCGCCAGCGAGGCGAGCGCGCCGATCGTCGCGGCGGCCACGACGCGGTTCTTGCCTTCGAAGAACACGAAGGCCGTGGTGAACACCATCGGAATCATCGAGCCGCCGAGGAAGCCCTGCAGCGCACGAAACACGATCATGCTCTGGATATCCCAGGCCAGGCCGCAAAGCAGGCTGGTGAGCGTGAAGCCGGCCGCGGACACCGCGAACAACCAGCGCGTCGAGAACACACGGCTCAGCCAACCGGACAGCGGAATCACCACGATCTCGGCGATGAGATAGCTCGTCTGCACCCATGCCGTGTCATCGGCACCCGCCGAGAGACCGCCGCCGATATCACGCAATGAAGCGGACACGATCTGGATGTCGAGCAGCGCGATGAACATGCCGAGGCACATGCTCGCGAAGGCGAAGACCTTCTGGCCCTGGGTGAGATGAGCGATCGGGCTCATGGCGCTTTCGTGTCGATCGTCGTGGTCACGGAGAGGCCCGGACGCAAGGTGCCGAGATCGCCGTCGTTACCGTCCAGCGTGACGCGAACCGGCACGCGCTGAACGATCTTGGTGAAGTTGCCCGTGGCGTTCTCGGGCGGCAATACGCTGAACTGCGCGCCGGTAGCCGGTGCAAGGCTGGTCACGTGGCCCTTGAAGGTCTTTCCCGGCAGCACGTCGGCGCGGACGTCGACGACCTGCCCTACGTGCATGCGTGCCAGTTGGTCTTCCTTGAAGTTGGCATCCACCCAGAGGCCGTGGGCCGGTACAACGACGAGCATCTGGCTGCCGGCCGCCGCATACGTACCGACACGCGCGCGACGATTGCCAATGACACCATCGACCGGTGCGCGCAACTCGGTGTAGGAAAGATTGAGGCGCGCGATGTCGGCCTCGGCACGAGCCTGGCTCAGTGCGGCTTCGACCTGATGCTTCTGTGTGTCGATCACGTCCAGCTGGCGTTGGGCCCCCTGGACCGCGGCGGAAGCGCGGTCGGTCGCCGCATGGGCGGTCTGGAAGTCCGCCTGGGCACGCTGTGCGCTTTCCACGGACACAGCCGAACGGCCGGCAAGGTCACGGTAGCGCTGATCGTCGAGCTTCGACCTGTTCGCTTCGGCCTGGGCGGCGGAAAGGCCGGCCTGGGTCTGCGCGATCACGCTGTGCTGCAACTGGGCCACGGCATCGAGGTTACGCAACGACGCCTCTTGTGCGGCCACGGCCGCCTCGGCTTTCTCCAGTGCGGCCTTGTAGTCGCGATCGTCGATTTTCACCAGCAGGTCGCCCTTGTGGACGGCCTGGTTATCGGTGACCGCGATGGTCTGGATGTAGCCGGGAACCTTGGAGCCGATCACCGTGATATCGCCGCCGACATAGGCGTCATCGGTGTCTTCGATGAAGCGGCCGGTCGTCCACCAATGGGCGCCATACAGAGCGACCACGACGACCAGACCGACCAGGGCGATGATTTTCAAGCTCTTTTTTCGACCTGCCACTCGGGGGACAGGGGAATCGATGACGGCGGCCACGGCAGTACCTGCTGGTTAGTGAAATTACGAACGTACTTTTAATGAAGATGATACGCGTAATCTCAAGGGCATGGCGCGATTTTTTTGCCGGACGACGAAAGGCCGCCTCGCGGCGGCCTTCGTTCGTCTCAGTCTGGGCTGCCCTTACGGCAGTCGGAGCAGGCGAGCTGCCTGTTCCACGACGTCCTGGACGATCTGTGCCGCCGCGGCCTCACGAACCAGGGCGCCCGACTGCCCCGACCACAAGGGCTGGAAATCGCCCAGGCCGTCAGGTTCCGTGGCGGCGCGCAACGGCGTCAGGGGGCCGCCAGCCAGCGGGAACGGCAGCGCGTCCTCCGACAGGAGGCCCAGCTCACGCATGACCCGGTTGACCACGCCACGGGCGGGACGGCCGGTGAGCACATTGGTGACGGCGGTATTGTCGTCACGCGCGGTGCGCAAGGCGTTGCGGTGGGCAGTCACGCTGGTCGCCTCATCGGAGAGCAGGAAGGCGGTACCGAGTTGCACGGCGGACGCGCCGAGGCACAGTGCCGCCGCCATACCGCGTCCGTCGACGATGCCACCCGCGGCGATGACGGGCACTTTCAAGGCGTCCACCAATTGCGGAACAAGAGCGAAAACGCCCGGCTGCGTCGCCATGTCGTCGGTAAGGAAGTTGCCGCGGTGACCGCCGGCCTCGTAGCCCTGCGCGATCACGGCATCGCACCCCCGGCTCTCGAGCCAGCGCCCTTCGATGACGGTGGTGGCGGAGGCAAGGACGATCGCACCGGTCGCCTTGACCCGATCCAACAAGGCATCCGCCGGAAGGCCGAAGTGAAAGCTCACCACTTCGGGGCGGAGCGACTCCACCAACGAGCACATCTGGGCATCGAACGGTGCACGCCCACCGGCAGCCGGAAGGGCGGCCACGTCGACGCCGAACTCGGCAAAGTACGGGGCGAGCCGGCCAAGCCAGCGCTGGGTATCTTCCGTCGTCGGTGTGGCTGGTGTATGCGCGAAGAAATTCAGGTTGATTCGCGAACCAGGCACGGTCGAGCGAAATAGCCTGACCTCGGCCTCGATCGTCTGCAGGGAAATGGATGCACAGGGAAGGGATCCCAGTCCGCCGGCATGCGCCACGGCAATAGCGAGTGCGGAACCGCCCGACCCCGCCATCGGTGCAAGGAGGAGGGGATGCTCGATGGCGAACAGGTCGAGCGCGCGACGATCGGTCCAGGCAATCATGGCCATTCCTGATGTACGACATCGACGG
Proteins encoded in this window:
- a CDS encoding HlyD family secretion protein, which encodes MKIIALVGLVVVVALYGAHWWTTGRFIEDTDDAYVGGDITVIGSKVPGYIQTIAVTDNQAVHKGDLLVKIDDRDYKAALEKAEAAVAAQEASLRNLDAVAQLQHSVIAQTQAGLSAAQAEANRSKLDDQRYRDLAGRSAVSVESAQRAQADFQTAHAATDRASAAVQGAQRQLDVIDTQKHQVEAALSQARAEADIARLNLSYTELRAPVDGVIGNRRARVGTYAAAGSQMLVVVPAHGLWVDANFKEDQLARMHVGQVVDVRADVLPGKTFKGHVTSLAPATGAQFSVLPPENATGNFTKIVQRVPVRVTLDGNDGDLGTLRPGLSVTTTIDTKAP
- a CDS encoding NAD(P)H-dependent flavin oxidoreductase, which gives rise to MIAWTDRRALDLFAIEHPLLLAPMAGSGGSALAIAVAHAGGLGSLPCASISLQTIEAEVRLFRSTVPGSRINLNFFAHTPATPTTEDTQRWLGRLAPYFAEFGVDVAALPAAGGRAPFDAQMCSLVESLRPEVVSFHFGLPADALLDRVKATGAIVLASATTVIEGRWLESRGCDAVIAQGYEAGGHRGNFLTDDMATQPGVFALVPQLVDALKVPVIAAGGIVDGRGMAAALCLGASAVQLGTAFLLSDEATSVTAHRNALRTARDDNTAVTNVLTGRPARGVVNRVMRELGLLSEDALPFPLAGGPLTPLRAATEPDGLGDFQPLWSGQSGALVREAAAAQIVQDVVEQAARLLRLP
- a CDS encoding DHA2 family efflux MFS transporter permease subunit, which encodes MSPIAHLTQGQKVFAFASMCLGMFIALLDIQIVSASLRDIGGGLSAGADDTAWVQTSYLIAEIVVIPLSGWLSRVFSTRWLFAVSAAGFTLTSLLCGLAWDIQSMIVFRALQGFLGGSMIPMVFTTAFVFFEGKNRVVAAATIGALASLAPTLGPTLGGWITDHYSWHWLFFINLIPGAFVTIAVPILVKIDEADFSLLKVGDWLGIALIAAFLGCLEYTLEEGPRWNWMQDATIRTTAWITAISGVLFVWRGLTAEHPVVDLRALKDRNFALGCFFSFVTGIGLFATIYLTPLFLGRVEGYSALQIGKAVFSTGVFQILTIPIYSMLANRVDLRWLLMIGLALFAASMFEFTPITHDWSATELLFPQALRGMGQQLAVPPTVTLTLGGLLPSKLKQASGLFNLMRNLGGAIGIAACATILNDRTNLHFYRMAEHLTPANEAMNNLLPDPADTENYTAALHSLWQLTFREAQTLTYSDAFLSIMVCFVIATVMVPLMRKVQPPKGPSADAH